A window from Nitrosopumilus adriaticus encodes these proteins:
- a CDS encoding Sec-independent protein translocase subunit TatA/TatB, translating into MLGMELSNFIAGQEWIFIIIIAVVFIFGAKKIPELAKTFGKAKGEFEKGKIEADKDLKEFKEGVNSSSKDKEIKSD; encoded by the coding sequence ATGTTAGGAATGGAATTATCAAATTTCATTGCAGGACAAGAATGGATCTTTATCATAATTATTGCAGTAGTATTCATTTTTGGTGCAAAAAAGATTCCAGAGCTTGCCAAGACCTTTGGTAAAGCTAAAGGAGAATTTGAAAAAGGAAAAATCGAGGCAGATAAAGATCTAAAGGAATTCAAAGAAGGCGTAAACAGTTCCTCCAAAGACAAAGAAATCAAATCAGACTAG
- a CDS encoding UbiX family flavin prenyltransferase produces the protein MKLVIGITGSTGVIYGIRMLETLKKLNIESHLIMSEWAEKCISMETDYSIDHVKSLASNFSEEKNMASSVSSGTHRIDGMIVAPCSMKTLAAIANGYDDTLIARAAGVTIKESRKLILMVRETPLSAIHLENMLKLSRLGVVILPPVTEFYTKPKSIDDIVNHGVGKCLDQFNIEHDLYPRWGTF, from the coding sequence TTGAAATTAGTTATTGGAATTACTGGCAGTACCGGTGTTATCTATGGCATTAGGATGCTTGAGACTCTCAAGAAATTAAATATTGAATCGCACTTGATAATGTCTGAATGGGCTGAGAAATGTATCTCGATGGAGACTGACTATTCAATTGATCATGTAAAATCACTTGCATCTAATTTCTCTGAAGAGAAAAATATGGCATCAAGTGTTTCAAGTGGAACTCATAGAATTGATGGCATGATTGTAGCTCCTTGTAGTATGAAGACATTGGCAGCGATTGCTAATGGGTATGATGATACATTAATTGCAAGAGCTGCAGGTGTTACCATTAAAGAATCTCGAAAATTAATTTTAATGGTTAGAGAGACTCCGTTATCTGCAATTCATTTAGAAAACATGCTAAAGCTTTCTAGATTAGGTGTTGTTATTTTGCCTCCTGTAACGGAATTTTATACAAAACCAAAATCTATTGATGATATTGTAAATCACGGTGTTGGAAAATGTTTGGACCAATTTAACATAGAGCACGATTTATACCCTCGATGGGGCACATTCTAA
- a CDS encoding SRPBCC family protein has protein sequence MPKFSLERIIDAKRESVYNIFSDFENFPKLFPQHFPSIRVRSVRNNISVVEEYLRLGDKEFLIMAKHVSNSPTSHDVFVIGGDAKGSIFKEKFLELEKGTKVMVEVDFKIKGKLKISSLFGKNTYEQDYGKILDDFVKNAEN, from the coding sequence TTGCCAAAATTTTCTTTAGAAAGAATTATTGATGCAAAAAGGGAATCTGTTTATAACATTTTTTCTGATTTTGAGAATTTCCCAAAATTATTCCCACAACATTTCCCATCAATTCGAGTTCGCTCTGTTCGAAATAATATCTCAGTAGTAGAAGAATATCTGCGTCTAGGTGATAAGGAATTTCTGATAATGGCAAAACACGTATCTAATTCTCCAACATCTCACGATGTTTTTGTAATTGGTGGGGATGCAAAGGGCAGTATCTTCAAAGAAAAATTCCTTGAACTTGAGAAAGGAACCAAAGTTATGGTTGAAGTTGATTTTAAAATTAAAGGTAAATTAAAAATTTCAAGCTTATTTGGGAAAAATACCTATGAGCAAGATTATGGTAAAATTTTAGATGATTTTGTAAAAAATGCAGAAAACTAG